ggttgagaaccgctgcgacTTGCTGgctgggggcaacccagtcagatggacagcatataattaataaaattatgaaGATTATTACCATTATCTAACTTAGTGGTTAGTTGAGAGGGGACAGCagagacagaaaaataaataaaggatgtTGAAAAGGaggtttaaaataacatttgtaaaaacaaacaaaacccagaagcttttcttttgggaattatacgaacagaactacccaaacagcATAGaaacttattacagtggtacctcgggttacatacgcttcaggttacagactccgctaacccagaaatagtacgtcgggttaagaactttgcttcaggatgagaacagaaatcatgctccagtggcgcgacagcagcaggaggcccctgctaatgtggtgcttcaggttaagaacagtttcaggttaagaacggacctccagaacgaatttagtacttaacccgaggtaccactgtaatgtatgccactacagcggcaagaatgttactcgccccaaaatggaaagaagcagaagtcccagcaaaggaggaatggatacaaaaacttacggaataaGCAGAAATGGCCAAACTTACCGGGGAAAATAAGAAATCGagatagcaaactttttataaaagaatggaaatggcttaCTGAATATTTGCAGATCAATTGTAAAGagatgaaaacattggcaggCTTATTGtaataataacctgcagttttataagcatgtatatttaaagtagatgaataaatgagtaaattgaGTTGATTTGgagatgcagaagatattaaaaattgatttaaggaaccgcagaaagaggaggaaggaagccgAGTttcgaaatgttaaaatgattttaaaactagtgaaatgtataaatttgaaaaggatgaataatttttaataaaaataataatgttgggaTGTGGATTGGTGAAATCCCCGGCTGTAGCCAGGTGATGACTTTTTGCAGAGCTTGGGCTTTGGGGGCAAAAGTGTTTCGAATGAAATGAGGGCAGTTTCCAAAATGCCCCCGCAGCACTGCCACCCTTCCCGATTTTAACAAATCCATCACCAGCCTGACGTGGCCAAGCAAAGGAGGTGCGAGGGAAATTCATCCAAATGGAGCTTAAAAGCGAGTTTCCCCTCTTCCGTTCCAAGCAGAAGGCAAGAAAAAGTCGCTCACAGGAAAAGGTTCTCCATGATGTAATGATAATCCGGCAGGCTGCTGTCCGGCAGGTAGCAGGCAGCAAAGACGATGATGGCGTTCAGTCCTTCCCCGTAATAACCTGGGAGAGAAACAGgaaacgaataataataataatacagtggtacctcgggttagggacgcgggtggcgctgtgggttaaaccacagagcctaggacttgccgatcagaaggtcggcggttcgaatccccgcaacggggtgagcttccgttgctcgctcccttctcctgccaacctagcagttcgaaagcacgtcaaagtgcaagtagataaataggtaccgctccggcgggaaggtaaacggtgtttccgtgcgctgctctggttcgccagaagcggcttagtcctgccggccacatgacccagaagctgtatgccggctccctcggccagcaaagcgagatgagcaccgcaaccccagagtcgtccgcgactggacctaatggccaggagtccctttaccttttactacctcgggttaagtacttaatttgttccggaggtccgttcttaacctgaaactgttcttaacctgaagcaccaccttagctattggggccccctgctgccgccgtgccgccggagcacgatttctgttctcatcctgaagcaaagttcttaacctgaggtactatttctgggttagcggagtctgtaacctgaagcgtatgtaacctgaagtgtatgtaacctgaggtaccactgtaataataataataataataataataataataataataataatttatttctatcccgccctccccagccaaggccgggctcagagcagctaacatcataaaaacaacacaaaatgcataaaaacagacGTCAATTAATTAAAGTGGGTTGGGGAGCTGAGCTGGACGTGAAATGGGCTGGCAAAaggactttgttttgtttttatttgtcctgagcatttatatactgctttggcGGTATGCAAAACATGGGTTACAAAACACGGtaacagtccgcgggcaggtagggtctcatcctgcgtaccagatggagctggtagacagctgccctggacacagaattgacctgctcctccatggacagctgtgagtccagaatgactcccaggctgcgcacctggtccttcaggggcacagttgccccattcaggaccagggagtcctccacacctgctcaccCCTTGTTCTccgaaaacagtacagtggtaccttgagttacagacacttcaggctaaagacgcttcaggttacagactccgctaacccagagatagtacctcaggttaaaaactttgcttcaggatgagaacagaaatcgtgcgacggcagcaggaggccccattagctaaagtggtacctcaggttaagaacagtttcaggttaagaacagacaaattaagttcttaacccgaggtaccactgtacttccgtcTTCTCAGGgatcaacctcaatctgttaaccgCCATACATCCATCAAatgaacacagtggtacctcaggttacatacacttcaggttacaggttacaggttacagactccactaacccagaaatagtaccttgggttaagaactttgcttcaggatgagaacagaaattgtgctgcggcgaagcggcagcagcaagaggccccattagctaaagtggttaagaacagtttcaggttaagaacggacctccggaacggattaagtacttaacccgaggtaccactgtattgccaaatGCACATCTTAACTGACCCATCTGCACACCCAGCGACACAAATCCTCCCCTCCccgaatgtaataataataataataataataataataataataataataataattctgcaagCCCCCCTTGAGCTCCTCACCTCCGTGTGTCACCACTTTCATGTACGGCTTGATCATCTGAAGGTCAATTCGGTGTTCCTGCTCCCCAATGATGACCGTTCTCCACAGGCGGCCGTTTGTGGCGCTGCCCCCTTCCACAGCTCCATCTCCAAATAAGTCCGCGCTGTCTCCCGGCATGTTTTTGGCCGTGGCCACAGGAGTGTCGTCTGAGGGGGGAATTCACAAAGACCATCCCTAGCAAGGCTCGATTGTACAGAAAGTGTTTGGGAGACGAGTATTAAGGGACATATCACGAGTATTAAGGGATAATATCACAAGTGGTTGCCTTAACCAAATTGATCACGTTGtccgttattattattaatcatttataCCGCCActctggcatagctgtcaacttacagatttgaaaataagggaccagcagcctcgaaaataagggatcagcagccaaaataagggattttagtcaaccagcagccaaacgaagcctcaagcggtagttcccacagcgcagcaacccggcaaaggggatgcagcaaggaaaaccaccgtcacctctccgctgggaagcgctgagcaaaggcgagtccccaggcaacgcggccgatctgatcagcacaaggcatgcaagctcccccccccagtcgttcttagactccttattgggtgagcaacacagccaagcaacacagttggccggcacggagggagggagaggagctgcttcctttgaaacccgggaaatttaagggacatcatcaataagggacagcagcgggacacagcgctggcataagggactgtcccgccaaataagggacgcttgacagctatgcactctgggcagctcccaacagaatattaaaaacacaataaaacatcaaacagaaataaccaaatttcttccccatcactACAGGTATTTAGGACTATAGGGGGTACCAATAGGTGAGGGTGTCTGTAGGTGATATTCCACCTATTTGCATCCCCCCCCACTTTTTCAGCTCCTTCTTGCCCTCAGCTGTCATCTCGAAGCTGTATGAAAATGCATAAAATATTgtggagggtttttaaaaattccccTTTACTTACCCTCCCATTCCAGTTCGTTCCCATTCCCAAGAAACTCAAGAGAATCGGTCTCGTCAGGGGTCTCGATGTCATCGACATTAATGTCCAGGTCGTCCGGGGTGTCCAGGAAATCGTCTGACAGGAGAGAGCCTTCGCTCTGGTCCAAGGAAATGTTGATTTCTGGGGCGACGAGCGTCTTCCGCTTGTGATGAGCCCCGTTACTAAAATTTAACGTGTTCGGAGGAGCTGCGGATTTACATTTggaaagaggagggaaagagCCAGTTCAGAAGTAACTTGTACAGCGAATTAACGTcttaactgagctatccattacAACCCCAACGTTTCGTTCTTGGTCCACCACCACGAATGCAGACCCTGTGAGCATGAAATTCATATTTCTTGCCCCTAAACTACaatcaaaaatataaaacattatattctccttaaaaaaggaaaatgaagaaggaaaaataaTACCGAAAAAGAATAAAGCGACTTCTAACTAACTAGGTTATTATGTTTATATCCTTGTaattttgcttttgtattttcttctgattttgtattatttgttcattttattcaGTGCTTCTTTGCATGATGTATAAGTATAAATtacaagaaataaagaaaagaaattcatATTTCTTTCCCCAGCATGTATCAGGtcacgggaggccccattagctaaagtggtacctcaggttaagaacggtttcaggttaagaatggacctctggaacaaattaagttcgtaaccagaggtaccactgtaataataataataatttattgtttataccctgcccatctggccgggtttccccagacactctgggcagttcccaacagaatattaaaaacataatacagcaataaacattaaaaacttccctaaacagggctgcctttagatgtcttttaaaagtcagatagttgtttattcccttgacatctggatgggagggcaggcgccactaccgagaaggccctctgcctggttccctgtaacttcacttcacatagggagggaaccgccagaaagcctgcggcgctgaacctcagtgtccaggctggacgatgggggtggagacgctccttcaggtctactgggccgtttagggctttaaaggtcaatggCAACActtaattgtgctcggaaacgtactgggagccaatgtaggtctttcaagaccggtgttatgtggtctcggcggccactcccagtcaccagtctagctgccaaattctggattagttgcagtttccgggtcaccttcaaaggtagccccacgtagagcgcattgcagtagtccaagcgagagataaccagagcatgcaccactctggtgagacagtctgtgggcagggagggtctcagcctgcgtaccaggtggagctggtagacagctgccctggacacagaattgatctgcgcctccacggacagctgtgaatccaaaatgacccccaggctgcgcacctggtccttcgggggcatagttaccccattcaggaccagggcgtcccccacacctgcccgcctcctgtcccccaaaacagtacttgtcaggattcaacctcaatctgttagctgccatccatcctgcAACCGCTTCCAGACATAATCTAGCACACCATCTGTCTCCTGAAAGCGCCTTTGGTGTTTGTGTGTTgacttgtggtcctccagccCCTGAATCGCTATcctgtgctcttgtgctcaaaatTCCAGAACTGCacagggttgggctggatgacccttaggatcccttcaACTCTGCAGTTCTCTGCCACCCCCATTTAAGTTTCTGTCCATTTtatcatctaccgtattttttgctctataagactcactttttccctcctaaaaagtaaggggaaatgtgtgcgcgtcttatggagcgaatgcaggctgcgcagctatcccagaagccagaacagggagagggatcgctgctttcgctgcgcagcgatccctcttgctgttctggctcctgagattcagaatattttttttcttgttttcctcctccaaaaactaggtgcgtcttgtggtcttatagagcaaaaaatgcggtatatCTCATTTGTTCCAATGTGTTGTGTTGGGAGAGAGTGCAGTTGGGCCCCACCTGAACCCGTACTTACAGAGGGCATCTTCAGCTGGGCTTCCCAGAGACTCCATCCCTGCCTCTTCTGGGAGAGGTCTATAGGTTGGATGatgggggaagaagagagagagagagagagagagagagaaatgtaaaaAGTATTTCCAGCTCAGTCTtatgctttctttcctttttcaattAACAATTGGTTGTGAACACCAGATAACACGCAGATATTTCCTTTCAGGTGGTGTCCAACGCCCTtttctgaaattattatttttatctgcaaATTTTACtaagaaaaagaaagggtggtggtggagataaACAAAGACAATAAACAGTATGTAATGATTaatagtaacacacacacacccaatcacCTTtcagccatatttcaaaaagtaaaaatctggAAACAAAGTTGTTGaaccttttgcaaaatctcaacaaGAAGTTtgtgagctatttttaatgaattttGCCAAAATTgacacttctgacatgggctgccgtacgtccagattttcccggacatttcagcCATTTTCGCCCGGATGCTGTTTACAACAAGGGCAGAATGCCAGTTATGTTTTGGAAATCCCAGACGTATCTTACAGATACAGTAAACAGAGAACTGATGAGCTCCTATCgtccctaaccattggtcatgctggcttcaggggctgatgagagttgagaatccaacaacatttggagcctaaagggtaaaaaaaaaccaacaaaccacATACAGACATGGAAGAAAATGAACTCGAAATTATTCAAGGTTTTATGCCCAAAGCGAACTTAATTCACATTTTTGGGCAATTCTGGGGGGAAACCAATTCAGCGAACTTTGTTAACCAAACTAGTTCACATTCTGAGCACTGGAGATATTTAAAAGATGAAGCCCAAACGATTCCAAATCTCTACCGGTCGGGAGGGTGgaaaaatcacccccccccccagccatgatAGAGTCAAAGCCACAAAGGGCAGCACCTATCCTGCCCTTCTTTCTCCAGGCTTTAGCATAAGGCTGACAGAAGCAAAATAACTGATGCAATTACGTGGATTACTGCATAATCCCACCCTCCCCTTCCTAAACCAGTGGTTGTGTGTTACGAAATATGCTTGTTTCAAAGgtacatttcatttttaaacaaaacagcaaTTTTTCTTTTACACCCATCTCTGCAATAACATAGAAGGGGAAGCACAAGATGGGAAATTGTAAGCACACCAGCAGGTTATTTAGAGGGGCAAATTTGACCTCTACGCTTTTAGCATCCAAGCAGCGGCAGCAACGTCAATAGACGCATCTGTCTTGGCTCCGCACTGTATATGGAAGGGGAGATTAAGGCTATAAATGGACgcagaggagagaaaggaaggTTTCTTTCCTTTACCTTGACTGCGAGAACTCCCCGTTTCCAGTCTCAAAAGCTTCGCCGCTCCTTTCGGCCTGCGCTTATACCTATTCTCCCTCTCCgcccctctcttctcctctggactTTCTTGAATCGACCCAGCTGATCATGTGTCACCATTTCGGGCTGCGCCGATCATATGATGCTTCCCTCTCCGCTGCTGTTATGGTGCCTGCCTCCTCTAATCTTGCCGGCACAGCAGCCTACTGAGCATGCTCCCTGCATCCCAGCATCCGTGAGCATCACTCGGGCTTGGTAATAGGACCGGCATCTCTCAGGCAGCCAAGACAGACACTTAAAACCCTCTTTTGGGGTGGGATCTTTCCACATCTGTATGCCTCCCCGGAACATGTCATTCTGCACATCTCCTTTGCATCTGGTGGGGGGGCCGGGGGCTGGAAACGTCCTCTCCCCCAACCTACCCCGTTTGTTAGAAGACGTATTAATTTAGCCCAGCTTTTGGCAAACGGCTTGGTTTGCCTCGCCCGGATTCCCTCTTGCCGTACTGGCCACTCGGGACCTGCGCGGCCAGATGGATTAATATCTGCTAAGCGCATGAGCGCATAC
This genomic stretch from Podarcis muralis chromosome 18, rPodMur119.hap1.1, whole genome shotgun sequence harbors:
- the ATCAY gene encoding caytaxin isoform X1, which codes for MGTTEATLRMENVDVKEEWQDEDFPRPLPEEAGMESLGSPAEDALSPPNTLNFSNGAHHKRKTLVAPEINISLDQSEGSLLSDDFLDTPDDLDINVDDIETPDETDSLEFLGNGNELEWEDDTPVATAKNMPGDSADLFGDGAVEGGSATNGRLWRTVIIGEQEHRIDLQMIKPYMKVVTHGGYYGEGLNAIIVFAACYLPDSSLPDYHYIMENLFLYVISSLELLVAEDYMIVYMNGATPRRRMPGIGWLKKCYQMIDRRLRKNLKALIIVHPSWFIRTVLAISRPFISVKFINKIQYVHTLEELSQSIPMEHVQIPDCILQFEEERNRARKERAEEKQDTTVRERPTLPADDQETSMS
- the ATCAY gene encoding caytaxin isoform X2 is translated as MESLGSPAEDALSPPNTLNFSNGAHHKRKTLVAPEINISLDQSEGSLLSDDFLDTPDDLDINVDDIETPDETDSLEFLGNGNELEWEDDTPVATAKNMPGDSADLFGDGAVEGGSATNGRLWRTVIIGEQEHRIDLQMIKPYMKVVTHGGYYGEGLNAIIVFAACYLPDSSLPDYHYIMENLFLYVISSLELLVAEDYMIVYMNGATPRRRMPGIGWLKKCYQMIDRRLRKNLKALIIVHPSWFIRTVLAISRPFISVKFINKIQYVHTLEELSQSIPMEHVQIPDCILQFEEERNRARKERAEEKQDTTVRERPTLPADDQETSMS